The following are from one region of the Corylus avellana chromosome ca1, CavTom2PMs-1.0 genome:
- the LOC132167869 gene encoding uncharacterized protein LOC132167869 — translation MDGSESPYPKDGSFGRVTSGSTSTTTTTSVHVTALDGLVNVNSLFTIAVFVGLSLTTPNQRSLENNSACDAGPDVARKLLVFEVVSFSFFLFSSLVAQGLKLAINLLNSKDVDEAFRAHINLKVLRLGMMGSAIGSVMGCLFLMLSMINVIQIRLGMLSCGSKSAVHAVAALLILVSSALLVYISTAIYAFMQ, via the exons ATGGATGG ATCGGAGTCGCCGTACCCGAAAGACGGCAGCTTCGGGAGAGTGACTTCAGGGTCAACCTCTACGACGACGACCACCAGCGTGCACGTGACCGCCCTGGACGGCCTCGTCAACGTCAACTCGCTCTTCACCATCGCCGTCTTCGTGGGGCTCTCCCTCACCACCCCTAACCAGCGCAGCCTGGAGAACAACTCTGCCTGCGACGCCGGCCCCGACGTGGCCAGGAAGCTGCTGGTCTTCGAGGTTGTCTCCTTcagcttcttcctcttctcctccCTTGTCGCCCAGGGCCTGAAGCTCGCAATCAACCTGCTCAACAGCAAGGACGTCGATGAGGCCTTCCGCGCCCACATCAACCTCAAAGTCCTCAGGCTCGGAATGATGGGCTCCGCTATCGGATCCGTCATGGGTTGCTTGTTCCTCATGCTTTCCATGATCAACGTCATCCAGATCCGGTTGGGAATGTTGTCGTGCGGGAGTAAATCCGCTGTCCATGCGGTGGCGGCTCTGCTTATCTTGGTTTCCTCTGCTCTTTTGGTTTATATTTCTACTGCCATTTATGCTTTTATGCAATGA
- the LOC132167870 gene encoding putative pentatricopeptide repeat-containing protein At5g59200, chloroplastic produces MSYSTLAVLGNPLFPPKSKSKSSPDRKEIISLLQRCKHMNQVQSLHAKIIRKGQEHDPFVVFELIRVCSNFNSIDHASKIFQHAQNPNVYLYTALIDGFVLSGSYVDAIRLFCEMVYESVIPDAYAITSVLKACGSQLAFQEGKQVHGQALKLGLSSNRLIRMKLMELYGKCGEFEDAQQVYAEMPEGDVVASTIMITCYLDYKFINEAIGVFNRVLVRDTVCWTAMIDGFVRNGEFNRALELFREMQEDDVRPNEVTIVCVLSACSQLGALELGRWLHFYIEKYGIKLNHVVGGALISMYSRCGDIDEVQRVFDGMKERDVTTYNSMISGLAMHGKSIEAIEMFRGMMKQGIGPNNITFIGVLNACSHGGLVELGYEIYHSMTRDYGIEPQIEHYGCMVDLLGRVGRLEEAYNFIREMKIAPDHIIFGALLSACKMHGNTEIGESVAKILVDGGCADSSTYILLSNVYALSGRWKEAAQVRAKMEESGMLKEPGCSSIEVNNEIHEFLLGDIRHPQREVIYKKLKELNRVLKLEGYLPSTEMVLHDMEDEQKEWALAIHSERLALSYGLISTTPHTTLRIVKNLRVCSDCHSMIKLVSKITRRKIVVRDRNRFHHFENGACSCGDYW; encoded by the coding sequence ATGAGTTATTCCACGCTAGCCGTTTTAGGGAACCCATTGTTTCCgccaaaatcaaaatccaaaagCTCCCCAGATAGGAAAGAAATCATTTCTCTCTTACAGAGATGCAAACACATGAACCAAGTTCAATCGCTTCACGCCAAAATCATAAGGAAGGGCCAAGAACATGACCCCTTTGTTGTCTTTGAGCTTATTCGGGTTTGCTCCAATTTCAACTCCATTGACCATGCCTCCAAGATTTTCCAGCACGCTCAAAACCCAAATGTGTACCTCTATACTGCTCTTATTGATGGGTTTGTGTTGTCTGGTTCTTACGTTGATGCAATTCGCCTTTTTTGTGAAATGGTGTATGAATCTGTCATACCCGATGCTTATGCAATCACTTCGGTCTTGAAGGCTTGTGGGTCTCAGTTGGCTTTTCAAGAGGGTAAACAAGTTCATGGGCAGGCTTTAAAACTTGGGCTGAGTTCAAACAGATTGATAAGGATGAAGCTCATGGAATTGTATGGGAAGTGTGGCGAGTTTGAGGATGCACAACAGGTTTATGCAGAAATGCCTGAAGGAGATGTTGTTGCATCAACCATCATGATAACATGTTATTTGGATTATAAATTCATCAACGAGGCAATTGGTGTTTTCAATCGAGTTCTGGTTAGGGACACGGTTTGTTGGACGGCCATGATTGATGGGTTTGTTAGGAATGGCGAATTTAATAGAGCTTTGGAGCTATTTAGGGAAATGCAGGAGGATGATGTGAGGCCGAATGAAGTTACCattgtttgtgttttatctGCTTGTTCACAATTGGGAGCTCTTGAGCTGGGGCGGTGGCTTCACTTTTACATAGAAAAGTATGGGATCAAGCTTAATCATGTTGTGGGTGGTGCATTGATAAGTATGTATTCAAGGTGTGGTGATATTGATGAGGTGCAGCGAGTTTTTGATGGGATGAAAGAGAGGGATGTCACTACTTATAATTCCATGATTTCAGGGCTTGCTATGCATGGGAAGAGCATTGAGGCTATCGAAATGTTTCGGGGAATGATGAAGCAAGGGATTGGACCAAACAACATTACATTCATTGGTGTGTTGAATGCTTGTAGTCATGGAGGTCTAGTCGAGTTGGGATATGAGATATATCATTCCATGACTAGAGATTATGGGATTGAACCACAAATAGAACACTATGGATGCATGGTTGATCTCCTTGGTCGTGTAGGTCGGCTTGAAGAGGCTTATAACTTCATCAGAGAAATGAAAATAGCTCCAGATCATATAATTTTTGGTGCTTTACTAAGTGCTTGTAAAATGCATGGGAACACTGAAATAGGAGAATCAGTTGCAAAAATTCTAGTGGATGGTGGTTGCGCAGATTCCAGCACTTACATTCTTCTATCAAATGTCTATGCTTTGTCTGGGAGATGGAAAGAGGCTGCACAAGTAAGAGCAAAAATGGAGGAGAGCGGAATGCTAAAGGAACCAGGTTGTAGTTCGATTGAAGTGAATAATGAGATCCATGAGTTCCTTTTAGGAGACATCAGACATCCTCAAAGGGAAGTAATTTACAAAAAGTTGAAGGAGTTAAATCGTGTTTTAAAATTGGAAGGATACTTGCCATCAACAGAGATGGTTTTACATGATATGGAGGATGAGCAAAAGGAATGGGCTTTGGCAATACACAGTGAGAGGCTTGCACTAAGCTATGGGCTAATCTCAACTACCCCACATACGACGCTAAGGATTGTCAAAAATCTAAGGGTATGCAGTGATTGCCACTCCATGATCAAGCTGGTCTCTAAGATTACCAGGAGAAAGATTGTGGTGAGAGATCGTAATAGGTTCCACCATTTCGAAAATGGAgcttgttcttgtggggattaTTGGTGA